The following are encoded together in the Streptomyces rapamycinicus NRRL 5491 genome:
- a CDS encoding TetR/AcrR family transcriptional regulator produces MDAEPKNTGGKVEPWGDITPDAARRLVSAAVHAFAERGYHATTTRDIASRAGMSPAALYIHYKTKEELLYQISKVGHERALTIVERARDSEGTPAERLADAVRSFVRWHAEHHTTARVVQYELGALAEEHHAEVIAVRKATDGAVRSIIEDGVKAGVFDVPDVRGTTVAVLSLCIDVARWFNAAGRSTPDEVGDLYAGLVLRMVGAGGGQR; encoded by the coding sequence ATGGACGCGGAGCCCAAGAACACCGGAGGCAAGGTCGAGCCCTGGGGCGACATCACCCCCGACGCCGCCCGGCGGCTGGTGAGCGCCGCCGTGCACGCCTTCGCGGAGCGCGGCTACCACGCCACCACCACCCGGGACATCGCCAGCCGCGCCGGAATGAGCCCGGCCGCGCTCTACATCCACTACAAGACCAAGGAAGAGCTGCTCTACCAGATCAGCAAGGTCGGCCATGAGCGGGCCCTGACGATCGTGGAGCGGGCGCGGGACAGCGAAGGCACCCCCGCCGAGCGGCTGGCCGACGCCGTCCGCTCCTTCGTCCGCTGGCACGCCGAGCACCACACGACCGCGCGGGTGGTGCAGTACGAGCTCGGCGCGCTCGCGGAGGAGCACCACGCCGAGGTCATCGCGGTCCGCAAGGCCACGGACGGGGCGGTGCGCTCGATCATCGAGGACGGGGTGAAGGCGGGCGTCTTCGACGTCCCGGACGTCCGCGGCACCACGGTCGCGGTGCTGTCCCTGTGCATCGACGTCGCCCGCTGGTTCAACGCCGCCGGGCGCAGCACCCCCGACGAGGTCGGCGACCTCTACGCGGGTCTGGTGCTGCGCATGGTGGGGGCCGGCGGCGGTCAGCGGTAG
- a CDS encoding MaoC family dehydratase: MAEPRIFTSPDELRSAVGEELGPSDWLEVDQKRVDLFADATGDHQWIHVDPERAAAGPFGTTIAHGYLTLSLLPSFTPQLLRVEGVSMGINYGVNKVRFPSPVPVGSRLRATGRIVDVAEVKDGLQMTLTVTVEREGGDKPVCAAESVVRFYR; encoded by the coding sequence ATGGCAGAGCCCAGGATCTTCACCTCGCCCGATGAACTGCGGTCCGCGGTCGGCGAGGAACTCGGCCCCAGCGACTGGCTGGAGGTCGACCAGAAGCGCGTCGATCTGTTCGCCGACGCGACCGGCGACCACCAGTGGATCCACGTGGACCCGGAGAGGGCGGCCGCCGGTCCGTTCGGCACCACGATCGCGCACGGCTATCTGACGCTGTCCCTGCTGCCGTCGTTCACCCCGCAGCTGCTGCGGGTCGAGGGCGTGAGCATGGGCATCAACTACGGGGTCAACAAGGTCCGTTTCCCCTCCCCCGTCCCGGTCGGCTCCCGGCTGCGCGCCACCGGCCGGATCGTGGACGTGGCCGAGGTCAAGGACGGTCTCCAGATGACGCTGACGGTGACCGTGGAGCGGGAGGGCGGCGACAAGCCGGTGTGTGCGGCGGAATCCGTCGTCCGCTTCTACCGCTGA
- a CDS encoding penicillin acylase family protein yields MRRRTPRPTRTRKFTSTVLAAAAALGLGIALAAPVPQPARAEPAPAAATDYCRGQCSDILPPGATGNATLADILANRVLGTHPEHSADQLGPYGDLASGYPTLTDDKLNSFFNDSSFGVPADQVASVTKPRDDVTITRDKKTGVPHIQGTTREGTEFGAGYAAAQDRLWLMDLFRHVGRGELTPFAGGAPANQGLEQDFFRQAPYTEADYQAQIDYILAHGGERGRQALADAQAYVDGINAYAKKSKDGRYFPGEYVLTGHIDAITNAGEIQPFKLTDLIALASVVGALFGNGGGGEVEGALSLLAAQQKYGLAEGTKVWESFRERNDPEAVLTVRDGSFPYAGKPAAPKGTALPDSGSVTPEQLVYDREGGAATKARTRVRAPKSSLEPLRGIYDDGVLPRDLFSRKKGMSNALVVSGKYTGSGHPVAVFGPQTGYFAPQLLMLQEIQGPGISARGASFAGVGMYVQLGRGQDYAWSATTSAQDITDTYAVELCSPDGSAPSKDSTYYRYRGACVPMDKLERRNAWKPTLADSTAAGSYRMQVYRTNYGLVTHRATVGGKPVAYTMLRSTYRHEADSIIGFQMLNDPGYVTDAKSFQSAAQHINYTFNWFYADSRQTGYYNSGLNPVRAADVDSSLPVQAETAYEWRDFDPKDNTAAATPPAEHPQSIGQDYYISWNNKLAKDYSAAGFGNGSVHRGNLLDDRVRALVRKGGVTRSALTRAMAEAAVTDLRGEDVLPELLKVVRSGPIDDPQLATAVQQLDSWQSAGSQRHETSAGSHTYGHADAVRIMDAWWPLLVEAEFKSGLGDGLYDALRTNLSVDESPSAGHGPTGSHAGSSFQYGWWSYVDKDLRTVLGEDVKGPLARPYCGGGQLTACRDALLASLKTAVGKTAAQVYPGDDNCSAGDQWCADTIIQRPVGGLTHDKISWQNRPTFQQVVEFPAHR; encoded by the coding sequence ATGCGACGACGAACCCCCAGGCCCACCAGAACCCGCAAGTTCACCAGTACCGTGCTCGCCGCGGCCGCCGCGCTCGGCCTCGGCATCGCCCTCGCGGCCCCGGTGCCCCAGCCGGCCCGGGCGGAGCCCGCCCCGGCGGCCGCCACCGACTACTGCCGGGGCCAGTGCTCCGACATCCTCCCACCGGGCGCCACGGGCAACGCCACCCTCGCCGACATCCTCGCCAACCGGGTGCTGGGCACCCACCCCGAGCACAGCGCCGACCAGCTCGGCCCGTACGGCGATCTGGCGAGCGGCTACCCCACCCTCACCGACGACAAGCTGAACAGCTTCTTCAACGACTCCTCCTTCGGGGTCCCCGCCGACCAGGTCGCCTCGGTGACCAAGCCGCGCGACGACGTCACGATCACCCGCGACAAGAAGACCGGCGTCCCGCACATCCAGGGCACCACCCGCGAGGGCACCGAGTTCGGCGCCGGATACGCCGCCGCCCAGGACCGGCTGTGGCTGATGGACCTCTTCCGCCACGTGGGCCGCGGCGAGCTGACCCCGTTCGCCGGCGGCGCCCCCGCCAACCAGGGCCTGGAACAGGACTTCTTCCGCCAGGCGCCGTACACCGAAGCGGACTACCAGGCGCAGATCGACTACATCCTCGCCCACGGCGGAGAGCGCGGCCGCCAGGCGCTGGCCGACGCCCAGGCGTATGTCGACGGCATCAACGCCTACGCCAAGAAGTCCAAGGACGGCCGGTACTTCCCCGGTGAGTACGTGCTCACCGGCCATATCGACGCGATCACCAACGCCGGTGAGATCCAGCCGTTCAAGCTCACCGACCTGATCGCGCTCGCCTCCGTCGTCGGCGCGCTCTTCGGCAACGGCGGGGGCGGCGAGGTGGAGGGCGCGCTCTCGCTGCTCGCCGCCCAGCAGAAGTACGGCCTCGCCGAGGGCACCAAGGTGTGGGAGTCCTTCCGGGAGCGCAACGACCCGGAGGCGGTGCTGACCGTACGGGACGGCAGCTTCCCGTACGCCGGGAAGCCCGCTGCGCCCAAGGGCACCGCCCTGCCCGACAGCGGCTCGGTCACCCCCGAACAGCTCGTCTACGACCGCGAGGGCGGCGCCGCCACCAAGGCCCGCACCCGGGTCAGGGCCCCCAAGTCGTCCCTGGAGCCGCTGCGCGGCATCTACGACGACGGAGTGCTGCCCCGCGATCTGTTCAGCCGGAAGAAGGGCATGTCCAACGCGCTCGTGGTCTCCGGCAAGTACACCGGGAGCGGCCACCCGGTGGCCGTCTTCGGCCCCCAGACCGGCTACTTCGCCCCGCAGCTGCTGATGCTCCAGGAGATCCAGGGCCCGGGGATCAGCGCCCGCGGCGCCTCCTTCGCGGGGGTCGGGATGTACGTCCAGCTCGGCCGGGGCCAGGACTACGCCTGGAGCGCCACCACCTCCGCCCAGGACATCACCGACACCTACGCGGTCGAGCTGTGCTCCCCGGACGGCTCCGCGCCGTCCAAGGACTCCACGTACTACCGCTATCGCGGCGCCTGTGTGCCGATGGACAAGCTGGAGCGGCGCAACGCCTGGAAGCCCACCCTCGCCGACTCCACCGCCGCCGGCTCGTACCGGATGCAGGTCTACCGCACCAACTACGGGCTGGTGACCCATCGCGCGACCGTCGGCGGCAAACCGGTGGCCTACACCATGCTGCGCTCCACCTACCGCCACGAGGCCGACTCCATCATCGGCTTCCAGATGCTCAACGACCCCGGCTATGTGACCGACGCCAAGTCCTTCCAGAGCGCGGCGCAGCACATCAACTACACCTTCAACTGGTTCTACGCCGACTCCCGGCAGACCGGGTACTACAACAGCGGGCTCAACCCGGTGCGCGCCGCGGACGTCGACTCCTCGCTGCCGGTGCAGGCCGAAACCGCCTATGAGTGGCGGGACTTCGACCCGAAGGACAACACCGCGGCCGCCACCCCGCCCGCCGAACACCCCCAGTCCATCGGCCAGGACTACTACATCAGCTGGAACAACAAACTGGCCAAGGACTACAGCGCGGCCGGGTTCGGCAACGGCTCGGTGCACCGCGGCAACCTCCTCGACGACCGGGTGCGCGCCCTGGTCCGCAAGGGCGGTGTCACCCGCTCCGCGCTCACCCGTGCCATGGCCGAGGCGGCCGTCACCGATCTGCGCGGTGAGGACGTGCTGCCGGAGCTGCTGAAGGTGGTGCGCTCGGGGCCCATCGACGACCCCCAGCTGGCGACCGCCGTACAGCAGCTGGACTCCTGGCAGTCGGCGGGCTCACAGCGCCATGAGACCAGCGCCGGATCGCACACCTACGGCCACGCCGACGCGGTGCGGATCATGGACGCCTGGTGGCCGCTGCTGGTCGAGGCCGAGTTCAAATCCGGCCTGGGCGACGGGCTCTACGACGCGCTGCGCACCAATCTGTCCGTCGACGAATCGCCCTCGGCCGGGCACGGCCCCACCGGCTCGCACGCCGGATCGTCCTTCCAGTACGGCTGGTGGTCCTATGTCGACAAGGACCTGCGCACGGTCCTCGGTGAGGACGTCAAGGGCCCGCTGGCCCGGCCGTACTGCGGCGGCGGGCAGCTGACCGCCTGCCGTGACGCCCTGCTGGCCAGCCTGAAGACGGCCGTGGGCAAGACCGCCGCCCAGGTCTACCCGGGGGACGACAACTGCTCCGCGGGCGACCAGTGGTGCGCCGACACCATCATCCAACGGCCCGTCGGCGGGCTCACCCACGACAAGATCAGCTGGCAGAACCGGCCCACCTTCCAGCAGGTGGTGGAGTTCCCGGCGCACCGCTGA
- a CDS encoding serine-threonine protein kinase — translation MTGMSVRPYWELRFDAYGDVDTRQLDRLLEQAAQAELTDLVVFSHGWNNTRTMATRLYDRFFAPFPGLLGEAGPARPGYVGVVWPSMRFADESLGGLPREQAPGAPPGLDAETHRALEVVFPGRQQIVARLAELLAERPERLAALDEFAVLLRGLVRVRAMSGGAGDAADTDAEPDEDGVPAMFGEDVTEVCERFAAALTEARGKTDAEDRAVFDSGLGGLWDGAHELLRQGTYYVMKRRAGTVGREGLGPVLGALAALRPAPRLHLVGHSFGGRLVSFALTGLEEGVTVASVTLLQGAFSHYAFAERLPHAADRGGVLHDAPRRVGGPVVSCHSRHDTALGLLYPVASRVSWDDASLLPGDIRWGAIGYDGVQAVADCRRLELAEALDGPFPAGGYVSVDVSEVVRHGVPPAGAHSDICHEELARVVLRAGRIGEG, via the coding sequence ATGACGGGGATGAGCGTAAGGCCGTACTGGGAGCTGAGATTCGACGCCTACGGGGACGTCGACACCCGGCAGCTTGACCGGCTGCTGGAACAGGCCGCGCAGGCGGAGCTCACCGATCTGGTGGTGTTCTCGCACGGCTGGAACAACACCCGGACGATGGCCACACGACTGTACGACCGCTTCTTCGCGCCCTTCCCGGGGCTGCTCGGCGAGGCGGGCCCGGCGCGGCCGGGCTATGTGGGAGTGGTGTGGCCGTCGATGCGGTTCGCCGACGAGTCGCTCGGGGGCTTACCCCGGGAGCAGGCGCCCGGGGCGCCCCCGGGGCTCGACGCGGAGACCCACCGGGCGCTGGAGGTGGTCTTCCCGGGGCGGCAGCAGATCGTGGCGCGCCTCGCGGAGCTGCTGGCCGAGCGGCCGGAACGGCTGGCGGCGCTGGACGAGTTCGCGGTGCTGCTGCGCGGTCTGGTGCGGGTGCGCGCGATGTCCGGCGGCGCGGGGGACGCGGCGGACACCGACGCGGAGCCGGACGAGGACGGCGTACCGGCGATGTTCGGGGAGGACGTGACCGAGGTCTGCGAGCGGTTCGCCGCGGCGCTCACCGAGGCGCGCGGGAAGACCGACGCGGAGGACCGCGCCGTCTTCGACAGCGGGCTCGGCGGGCTCTGGGACGGGGCGCACGAACTGCTGCGCCAGGGGACGTACTACGTGATGAAGCGGCGGGCCGGCACGGTCGGGCGCGAGGGCCTCGGGCCGGTGCTCGGCGCCCTCGCGGCCCTGCGGCCCGCGCCGCGGCTCCATCTGGTCGGCCACAGCTTCGGCGGCCGGCTGGTGTCGTTCGCGCTGACCGGGCTGGAGGAGGGCGTCACGGTGGCGTCGGTGACCCTGCTCCAGGGGGCGTTCTCGCACTACGCCTTCGCCGAGCGGCTGCCACACGCCGCCGACCGCGGCGGGGTGCTGCACGACGCCCCGCGCCGGGTCGGCGGGCCCGTGGTGTCCTGCCATTCGCGCCATGACACCGCGCTCGGGCTGCTGTACCCGGTGGCGTCGCGGGTGTCCTGGGACGATGCCTCGCTGCTGCCGGGCGACATCCGCTGGGGGGCGATCGGGTACGACGGCGTCCAGGCGGTGGCGGACTGCCGGCGGCTGGAGCTGGCCGAGGCGCTGGACGGCCCGTTCCCGGCCGGGGGCTATGTGAGCGTCGATGTCTCGGAGGTGGTCCGGCACGGTGTGCCGCCGGCCGGGGCACACAGCGACATCTGCCATGAGGAGCTGGCCCGGGTGGTGCTGCGCGCGGGCCGGATCGGAGAGGGGTAG
- a CDS encoding LysR family transcriptional regulator, which translates to MPLKDRWQYPTALLDTTMDQLRTLLAVHEAGTALGAARLLGREQSSVQKQLDTLNRNFGALCGEPLVVKRGRSQNVLFTATGESLAGLARGTLEDWRDGLHDCRRRLGSRLVVGSTRYTLGFLLNAVELVTEEFDGRGVELKVEHVRTRDLLQRLDAKELDLVCGSVLTTAGHDDRLRGFEVMEWRRSGLSLVTSLDAEELPGPSVPVSELPRLPLAVSADGLIPGFLRGWFGARYRQELHIAAEIDTVQYGLELLSSGVLRGCVLVTEGIGDAVADGRIRAGAGLRTLELTDGMGPELEVLVGVFVRAGERSAQDAGHPLNVLWSALAGENARWRSVMRKERPGR; encoded by the coding sequence ATGCCCTTAAAGGATCGATGGCAGTACCCGACGGCGCTGCTGGACACCACGATGGACCAGCTCAGGACGTTGCTCGCGGTCCATGAGGCGGGTACCGCGCTGGGTGCCGCCCGGCTGCTGGGGCGGGAGCAGTCCAGTGTGCAGAAACAACTGGACACCCTGAACCGGAACTTCGGCGCACTGTGCGGAGAGCCGCTGGTGGTCAAACGGGGACGCAGTCAGAATGTGCTCTTCACCGCGACCGGGGAGTCACTCGCCGGACTCGCGCGCGGCACCCTGGAGGACTGGCGGGACGGGCTGCACGACTGCCGCCGCCGACTCGGCAGCCGGCTCGTGGTCGGCTCCACCCGTTACACCCTCGGCTTTCTGCTGAATGCCGTGGAGCTGGTCACCGAGGAATTCGACGGCCGGGGCGTCGAGCTCAAGGTCGAGCATGTGCGCACCCGGGATCTGCTCCAGCGGCTCGACGCCAAGGAGCTCGACCTGGTCTGCGGCAGCGTCCTCACCACGGCGGGCCACGACGACCGGCTGAGAGGCTTCGAGGTGATGGAGTGGCGGCGCAGCGGTCTTTCCCTGGTCACCAGCCTCGACGCCGAGGAACTGCCCGGGCCCTCGGTCCCGGTGAGCGAGCTGCCCCGGCTGCCGCTCGCGGTCTCGGCCGACGGCCTCATACCCGGCTTCCTGCGCGGCTGGTTCGGCGCCCGCTACCGCCAGGAACTGCACATCGCCGCCGAGATCGACACCGTGCAGTACGGACTTGAGCTGCTCTCCTCGGGGGTGCTGCGCGGCTGTGTGCTGGTCACCGAGGGCATCGGCGACGCGGTGGCCGACGGGCGGATCCGGGCCGGGGCCGGGCTGCGCACCCTGGAGCTGACCGACGGCATGGGCCCGGAGCTGGAAGTGCTGGTCGGGGTGTTCGTACGGGCCGGGGAGCGCTCCGCGCAGGACGCCGGCCATCCGCTCAATGTGCTGTGGAGCGCGCTCGCCGGGGAGAACGCGCGGTGGCGCAGCGTCATGCGCAAGGAGCGCCCCGGCCGGTAA
- a CDS encoding SDR family oxidoreductase, giving the protein MGTVHGARVVVTGAGGGIGAALARRFAAEGAQVVVNDLDAAKAASVAGEIGGIPVPGDASGVVPAAREALGGGIDIFCANAGVGHDGGPEADEALWQQSWDVNVMAHVRAARELLPEWLERGSGRFVATVSAAGILTMIGSAPYAVSKHAALAFAEWLSATYRHRGIGVHAVCPQGVRTDMLTASGTAGELVLAPTAIEPEQVADAVLAGIDEERFLILPHPEVARHYASRAGDTDRWLGGINKLQRKLEEVEAASGTSG; this is encoded by the coding sequence GTGGGTACCGTGCATGGGGCGCGTGTAGTGGTCACCGGAGCGGGCGGCGGCATCGGCGCCGCCCTCGCCCGGCGCTTCGCCGCCGAGGGCGCCCAGGTCGTGGTCAACGACCTCGACGCGGCCAAGGCCGCCTCCGTCGCCGGGGAGATCGGCGGGATCCCCGTCCCCGGTGACGCCTCCGGTGTCGTACCCGCGGCGCGCGAGGCGCTGGGCGGCGGCATCGACATCTTCTGCGCCAACGCGGGGGTCGGCCACGACGGCGGCCCCGAGGCCGACGAGGCGCTGTGGCAGCAGTCCTGGGACGTCAATGTGATGGCCCATGTGCGGGCCGCCCGGGAGCTGCTGCCCGAGTGGCTGGAGCGCGGCAGCGGCCGCTTCGTGGCCACCGTCTCCGCCGCCGGGATCCTCACCATGATCGGCTCGGCGCCGTACGCCGTCTCCAAGCACGCCGCGCTCGCCTTCGCCGAATGGCTCTCGGCCACCTACCGCCACCGCGGCATCGGCGTCCACGCCGTCTGCCCGCAGGGGGTGCGCACCGACATGCTCACCGCCTCCGGGACCGCCGGGGAGCTGGTGCTGGCGCCCACCGCGATCGAGCCCGAGCAGGTGGCCGACGCGGTCCTCGCGGGGATCGACGAGGAGCGCTTCCTGATCCTTCCGCACCCCGAGGTGGCCCGCCACTACGCCTCCCGCGCCGGTGACACCGACCGCTGGCTGGGTGGCATCAACAAGCTCCAGCGCAAGCTCGAAGAGGTCGAGGCGGCGTCCGGGACCTCGGGCTGA
- a CDS encoding class I adenylate-forming enzyme family protein, with translation MTTYQDQPWLAQLNEKQRRPIVPRPSPLHAFRDAVRTAPDHPALAYFDGRLTYREADELSDGIAGHLAERGFRPGDRVAIMLQNTPHFVLALLGAWKAGGTVVPVNPMYKGAELAHILGDAEVSALVCSRHGWEDYIRDTAAASPVRIALTADARDLQTRDDERVLRDQPIPVPEDTQDLLTVARAGARPPSVPAPSPDDIALISYTSGTSGTPKGATNTHGNISYNADRQHLLHELPTGSTLFALAPLFHITGMVCQLCACVSGAGTLALAYRFETGVVLDAFAEHRPLYTVGPSTAFMALMAHPRATRDHFSSFRIISSGGAPLPPALVERFQSGFGPYLHNGYGLTECTAPCASVPPGVRAPVDPVSGTLAVGVPGADTVVRIADDEGRDVPFGEQGEIVVSGPMVVPGYWRRPEATAAALPDGELRTGDIGFMDEGGWLYVVDRKKDMINASGFKVWPREVEDVLYTHPAVREAAVVGKPDAYRGETVKAYVSLRSGAEVTPDELSAYCAERLAAYKYPREVEILPELPKTTSGKILRRELRG, from the coding sequence ATGACCACGTACCAGGACCAGCCATGGCTCGCTCAGCTCAATGAGAAGCAGCGCCGGCCGATCGTCCCGCGGCCGAGTCCGCTGCACGCGTTCCGGGACGCCGTGCGCACCGCCCCCGACCATCCGGCGCTCGCCTACTTCGACGGACGGCTGACCTACCGGGAGGCCGACGAGCTCTCCGACGGCATTGCCGGCCATCTCGCCGAGCGCGGCTTCAGGCCCGGCGACCGCGTCGCGATCATGCTCCAGAACACCCCGCACTTCGTGCTCGCGCTGCTGGGGGCCTGGAAGGCGGGCGGTACGGTCGTCCCGGTCAACCCCATGTACAAGGGCGCCGAGCTCGCGCACATCCTCGGCGACGCCGAGGTGAGCGCCCTGGTCTGCTCCCGCCACGGCTGGGAGGACTACATACGCGACACGGCCGCCGCGTCCCCGGTGCGCATCGCCCTCACCGCCGACGCCCGCGACCTCCAGACCCGCGACGACGAGCGGGTACTGCGCGACCAGCCCATCCCGGTCCCCGAGGACACCCAGGATCTCCTCACCGTCGCCCGCGCCGGGGCCCGCCCGCCGTCCGTCCCCGCCCCGAGCCCCGATGACATCGCACTGATCAGCTACACCTCCGGGACCAGCGGCACCCCCAAGGGCGCCACCAACACCCACGGCAACATCTCCTACAACGCCGACCGGCAGCACCTCCTCCATGAGCTGCCCACCGGTTCGACGCTCTTCGCGCTCGCCCCGCTGTTCCACATCACCGGCATGGTCTGCCAGCTGTGCGCGTGCGTCTCCGGAGCCGGCACCCTGGCCCTGGCCTACCGCTTCGAGACCGGTGTCGTCCTCGACGCCTTCGCCGAGCACCGCCCCCTCTACACCGTGGGCCCCTCCACCGCCTTCATGGCGTTGATGGCCCACCCCCGGGCCACCCGCGACCACTTCTCGTCCTTCCGCATCATCTCCTCCGGCGGCGCCCCGCTGCCGCCCGCGCTGGTCGAACGGTTCCAGAGCGGCTTCGGCCCGTATCTGCACAACGGCTACGGCCTCACCGAGTGCACCGCGCCCTGCGCCAGCGTCCCGCCCGGGGTCCGCGCCCCCGTCGACCCGGTCTCCGGCACCCTCGCCGTCGGCGTCCCCGGCGCCGACACCGTCGTGCGCATCGCGGACGACGAGGGGCGGGACGTGCCGTTCGGCGAGCAGGGCGAGATCGTCGTCAGCGGCCCGATGGTGGTGCCCGGCTACTGGCGGCGGCCGGAGGCGACCGCGGCCGCCCTCCCGGACGGGGAACTGCGCACCGGCGACATCGGTTTCATGGACGAGGGCGGCTGGCTGTACGTGGTCGACCGCAAGAAGGACATGATCAACGCCTCGGGGTTCAAGGTGTGGCCGCGCGAGGTCGAGGACGTGCTCTACACTCACCCCGCCGTGCGGGAGGCGGCCGTCGTCGGCAAACCCGACGCGTACCGCGGCGAGACGGTCAAGGCCTATGTGAGCCTCCGATCAGGGGCCGAGGTCACACCGGACGAGCTGTCCGCGTACTGTGCGGAGCGGCTGGCCGCGTACAAGTACCCCCGCGAGGTGGAGATCCTGCCCGAGCTGCCGAAGACGACCAGTGGCAAGATCCTCCGGCGGGAACTGCGAGGATGA
- a CDS encoding TetR/AcrR family transcriptional regulator, producing the protein MARATDGDGQPVPQRLLAAATRLFAERGYDRTSVQEIVEAAGVTKGALYHYFGSKDDLLHEIYGRVLRLQQERLDAFADADAPVETRLREAAADVVVTTIENLDDATIFFRSMHQLSPEKHKQVRAERRRYHERFRALIEEGQRAGVFSSRTPADLVVDYHFGSVHHLGTWYRPGGRWAPQEVADHLADLLMRALRP; encoded by the coding sequence ATGGCCAGAGCGACGGACGGTGACGGACAGCCGGTGCCACAGCGGCTGCTGGCCGCTGCCACCCGCCTCTTCGCGGAGCGGGGCTACGACCGGACGTCCGTACAGGAGATCGTCGAGGCGGCGGGCGTCACGAAGGGCGCGCTCTACCACTACTTCGGCTCCAAGGACGATCTGCTCCACGAGATCTACGGCCGGGTGCTCCGGCTGCAGCAGGAGCGGCTGGACGCCTTCGCGGACGCCGACGCGCCGGTGGAGACGCGGCTGCGGGAGGCGGCAGCCGATGTCGTGGTGACCACGATCGAGAACCTCGACGACGCGACCATCTTCTTCCGGTCGATGCACCAGCTCAGCCCGGAGAAGCACAAGCAGGTGCGCGCCGAACGGCGCCGCTACCACGAGCGGTTCCGCGCGCTGATCGAGGAGGGACAGCGGGCCGGGGTGTTCAGCTCCCGGACCCCGGCGGACCTGGTGGTGGACTACCACTTCGGCTCCGTCCACCACCTGGGCACGTGGTACCGGCCCGGCGGCCGCTGGGCCCCCCAGGAGGTCGCCGACCACCTGGCCGACCTCCTGATGCGCGCGCTACGGCCGTAA
- a CDS encoding acyl-CoA dehydrogenase family protein, with amino-acid sequence MDFAFDARTEELRAKLLAFMDEHVHPAEAVAERQRAALDSPWLTPPIVEELKAEARRQGLWNLFLPDAEYGAGLTNLQYAPLAEITGRSPQLAPTALNCAAPDTGNMEVLAQFGDERQRKQWLEPLLAGEIRSAFAMTEPEVASSDATNIETRIERDGDDYVVSGRKWYISGAMNPDCKIFIVMGKTDPEGADVRRQQSMVLVPRDTPGVEVRRAMRVYGYEDHYHGGHAEVVFDRARVPVGNLIGEEGGGFAIAQARLGPGRIHHCMRLIGMAERGIELMCRRAVARQAFGKALAQQGQVHEWIADARVAVEQLRLLVLKTAWLMDTVGNREAHTEIQAIKIATPRTVVEILDRAVQLHGAGGVSQDFPLAELWAAARTLRLADGPDEVHQRSLARRELKRYV; translated from the coding sequence ATGGACTTCGCATTCGACGCCCGGACCGAAGAGCTCCGCGCCAAGCTGCTCGCCTTCATGGACGAGCACGTCCATCCCGCGGAGGCGGTGGCCGAGCGGCAGCGGGCCGCCCTCGACTCCCCCTGGCTGACCCCGCCGATCGTCGAGGAGCTCAAGGCCGAGGCCCGCCGCCAGGGCCTGTGGAACCTCTTCCTGCCCGACGCCGAGTACGGCGCGGGGCTGACCAATCTCCAGTACGCCCCGCTCGCGGAGATCACCGGCCGCAGCCCCCAGCTGGCCCCCACCGCCCTGAACTGCGCCGCCCCCGACACCGGCAACATGGAGGTGCTCGCCCAGTTCGGCGACGAGCGGCAGCGCAAGCAGTGGCTGGAGCCGCTGCTCGCGGGCGAGATCCGGTCGGCCTTCGCGATGACCGAGCCGGAGGTCGCCTCGTCCGACGCGACCAACATCGAGACCCGGATCGAGCGCGACGGCGACGACTACGTGGTCTCCGGGCGCAAGTGGTACATCTCCGGGGCCATGAACCCCGACTGCAAGATCTTCATCGTGATGGGCAAGACCGACCCGGAGGGCGCCGATGTGCGCCGCCAGCAGTCGATGGTGCTGGTGCCGCGCGACACCCCGGGTGTCGAGGTGCGGCGGGCGATGCGGGTGTACGGCTACGAGGACCACTACCACGGCGGCCACGCCGAGGTGGTCTTCGACCGGGCGCGGGTGCCGGTCGGCAACCTCATCGGCGAGGAGGGCGGCGGCTTCGCCATCGCCCAGGCCCGCCTCGGCCCCGGCCGGATCCACCACTGCATGCGGCTGATCGGCATGGCCGAGCGCGGTATCGAGCTGATGTGCCGACGGGCGGTGGCCCGGCAGGCGTTCGGCAAGGCGCTCGCCCAGCAGGGGCAGGTGCACGAGTGGATCGCGGACGCGCGGGTGGCGGTCGAGCAGCTTCGGCTGCTGGTGCTGAAGACGGCCTGGCTGATGGACACGGTGGGCAACCGCGAGGCGCACACCGAGATCCAGGCCATCAAGATCGCGACTCCGCGCACGGTGGTGGAGATCCTGGACCGGGCGGTGCAGTTGCATGGCGCGGGTGGGGTGAGCCAGGACTTTCCGCTGGCCGAGCTGTGGGCTGCCGCGCGTACGTTGCGACTGGCCGATGGGCCGGACGAGGTGCATCAGCGGTCGCTGGCGCGGCGGGAGTTGAAGCGGTACGTGTAG